A region from the Cystobacter ferrugineus genome encodes:
- a CDS encoding helix-turn-helix transcriptional regulator gives MAQRLRGTLRTARQSAALTQEQMARRIGLATSTYGRLERGTLAPGPATLRQLCEVLCLTLESLVGSRCAEAVNRAARPSRRRRPARPAVSRARAPSRAAYAPAPPPASPLYPLGATDPWGMFGASRPPPPEVLALLLVRRGTPLAFVVDMG, from the coding sequence TTGGCCCAGAGGCTTCGGGGAACGCTGCGCACCGCCCGCCAGAGCGCGGCGCTCACCCAGGAGCAGATGGCGCGGCGGATCGGCCTGGCCACCTCCACCTATGGGCGCCTGGAGCGGGGGACGCTGGCCCCGGGACCCGCCACCCTGCGTCAGCTTTGCGAGGTCCTGTGCCTCACCCTGGAGTCCCTCGTCGGCTCCCGGTGCGCCGAAGCCGTGAACCGCGCCGCGCGCCCCTCCCGGCGCCGGCGCCCCGCGCGCCCGGCCGTCTCGCGCGCGCGCGCCCCCTCCCGTGCGGCGTACGCCCCGGCACCACCTCCCGCGTCTCCCCTCTATCCGCTCGGCGCCACGGACCCCTGGGGCATGTTCGGCGCTTCCCGGCCGCCGCCGCCCGAGGTGCTCGCGTTGCTGCTCGTGCGGCGCGGCACGCCCCTGGCCTTCGTGGTGGACATGGGATGA
- a CDS encoding FG-GAP-like repeat-containing protein codes for MEAVAEVGGATLAWSAPAQEGGSPITGYRVDSEPQEATLSVQLEGTTARVTGLHAGVTYRFSVAAVNVVGAGPATSSAAVTLPDVPGAPALLSARRGDAKVEVTWKEPASDGGRPITGYLVTAHPQGVRVKAEAEARSAVVGGLTNGEPSTFTVRAVNAVGEGLDSPASARVVPATVPSAPTEVKATAAIREATVTWSEPTSTGGLPVEEYVVTVEPGGTRLREGAEARSATVTGLSNGTEYTFTVTARNEVGEGSGASASRQRTLNVPLAPGAVKATGGVRSATVSWEAPAGDGGSAIIGYTVEVHPTGTSVRVGAEQREVTLPELPSTRAYTFTVSATNAVGTGAVSSASSAVRPLPAPVQVTALTVPSTQEGCLSISYTLRQQDGERADVIVEVDAKGDGAFQRVTQAGSTDHEGLLARATSPAGAPHRFLWNRAVDVPGATSARVRVSARVGRTGQDSRTVALSLPAAGPRCEQRMDTGRVSTTLAHPRSGTVGDFDRDGKLDLAIVQQPNSSALVLLMGLGNGGFQPARQHELGSFLSANTQPVAADLDGDGSPELIWADMSSGLSVARGLGNGAFDTVRAYRFGFSSWNENMHQGVAVADFDRNGTPDVAAVAGDGTLGLLFNQGDGTLGDFKPLGLMGSSGARLTLADLDEDGHPDLLAAGSGAAFAVLSNGEGPSRIQQVEGAFLTHDQALGDFDKDGHVDLITAASRDNTTQLSLFRGDGLGGFSVAERVATLQDDTFFWEHASLAAADLDGDGQLDLAVKVEADNTLALLRGLGDGTFAPGPRLPAGRRPYFVTAGDFDGDGVSDVATLQQASDDVRVWLGGPGRTTQALLTGPGSHFATGDFNGDGWTDAVTSTGPELDQVGVSLGGPGGLSPRPAVAVGSLVHELLVARVDADAALDVVVVRGSTDETVGLLLGNGDGTLRPGPDLSPGGVVIHADAGDVNGDGRLDLVFLTLRGEDDFYLHEVRLLLGRGDGTFAPPVVLSAGDSPTRALLGDLDHNGTLDLVVPQDSYGQVTKVLMGRGDGTFTDGPSLMLGYDVYLDELRLADLDHDGFLDAVYSVHGAGMPYSLYVMKGTGSGQFVRVGTYPAEGNCSSLDVVDFDKDGWRDVLCANPGMDSVSLLRGVGQGVLAPAQVFGVYEYAAVNLAVLDANGDGLLDLLLGSGLGLFGKTALLLQR; via the coding sequence GTGGAGGCCGTCGCCGAGGTGGGCGGCGCCACGCTCGCGTGGAGCGCCCCGGCCCAGGAGGGTGGGAGCCCCATCACCGGCTACCGGGTGGACAGCGAGCCCCAGGAGGCCACGCTGTCCGTCCAGCTCGAGGGAACCACGGCCCGTGTCACGGGCCTGCACGCGGGTGTCACCTACCGCTTCTCCGTGGCGGCGGTGAACGTGGTGGGAGCCGGGCCGGCCACCTCATCGGCGGCCGTCACCCTTCCCGACGTCCCCGGAGCCCCTGCCCTGCTGTCCGCGAGGCGTGGCGATGCGAAGGTGGAGGTGACGTGGAAGGAGCCCGCGTCGGACGGAGGGCGTCCCATCACCGGCTACCTCGTCACCGCGCATCCCCAGGGCGTGCGGGTGAAGGCGGAGGCCGAGGCACGCTCGGCCGTGGTGGGGGGGCTGACCAATGGCGAGCCCTCCACCTTCACGGTGCGCGCGGTCAATGCCGTGGGTGAGGGACTCGACTCCCCCGCTTCGGCGCGCGTGGTGCCCGCGACCGTGCCCTCGGCGCCCACGGAGGTGAAGGCCACCGCGGCCATCCGCGAGGCCACCGTCACCTGGAGCGAGCCCACGAGCACCGGCGGGCTGCCCGTGGAGGAGTACGTGGTGACGGTCGAGCCAGGTGGCACTCGCCTGCGCGAGGGCGCCGAGGCCCGGAGCGCCACGGTCACCGGGTTGAGCAACGGCACGGAGTACACCTTCACCGTGACGGCGAGGAACGAGGTGGGCGAGGGCTCCGGAGCGAGCGCGTCCAGGCAACGCACGTTGAATGTGCCCCTCGCCCCCGGCGCGGTGAAGGCCACCGGGGGCGTGCGCTCGGCCACGGTCTCATGGGAGGCCCCCGCCGGGGACGGTGGCTCCGCCATCATCGGCTACACCGTGGAGGTCCATCCCACGGGCACGAGCGTGCGGGTGGGCGCGGAGCAGCGTGAGGTGACGTTGCCGGAGCTGCCGAGCACGCGCGCCTACACCTTCACCGTGTCCGCCACCAACGCGGTGGGAACCGGCGCCGTGTCGTCCGCTTCCTCCGCGGTGCGGCCCCTGCCGGCGCCCGTGCAGGTGACGGCCCTCACGGTGCCCTCCACCCAGGAGGGGTGCCTCTCCATCTCCTACACACTCCGGCAGCAGGACGGGGAGCGCGCCGACGTCATCGTGGAGGTGGACGCGAAGGGAGACGGCGCCTTCCAGCGCGTCACCCAGGCTGGCTCCACCGACCACGAGGGCCTGCTCGCACGCGCCACCTCGCCGGCGGGCGCTCCCCACCGCTTCCTGTGGAACCGCGCCGTCGACGTGCCCGGTGCCACCTCGGCCCGCGTGCGCGTGAGCGCCCGGGTAGGCCGCACCGGGCAGGACTCGAGGACGGTGGCGCTGTCGCTGCCCGCCGCCGGTCCCCGCTGCGAGCAGCGGATGGACACCGGCCGCGTCAGCACGACGCTGGCCCATCCCCGCTCGGGCACGGTGGGAGACTTCGACCGGGATGGCAAGCTGGACCTCGCCATCGTCCAGCAGCCCAACAGCTCCGCCCTGGTGCTGTTGATGGGACTGGGCAACGGTGGCTTCCAGCCGGCCCGCCAGCACGAGCTCGGCTCCTTCCTGAGTGCGAACACCCAGCCCGTCGCCGCGGACCTGGACGGAGACGGCTCGCCGGAACTCATCTGGGCGGACATGTCCTCGGGACTGAGCGTGGCGAGGGGCCTCGGCAATGGCGCGTTCGACACCGTCCGCGCCTATCGCTTCGGATTCAGCTCGTGGAACGAGAACATGCACCAGGGCGTCGCCGTCGCCGACTTCGACCGCAACGGCACTCCCGACGTGGCCGCGGTGGCGGGTGATGGCACCCTGGGTCTGCTGTTCAACCAGGGAGACGGGACGCTCGGCGACTTCAAGCCCCTGGGTCTCATGGGCTCCTCGGGCGCCAGGCTGACCCTGGCCGATCTCGACGAGGATGGCCACCCGGATCTGCTGGCCGCGGGCAGCGGTGCGGCCTTCGCCGTGCTGTCCAACGGGGAGGGCCCCTCGCGCATCCAGCAGGTGGAGGGGGCGTTCCTGACGCACGACCAGGCGCTGGGGGACTTCGACAAGGACGGCCACGTGGACCTGATCACCGCCGCGTCGCGGGACAACACCACCCAGCTCTCCCTCTTCCGGGGAGACGGCCTGGGCGGCTTCTCCGTGGCGGAGCGCGTGGCCACGCTCCAGGATGACACCTTCTTCTGGGAACATGCCTCCCTGGCGGCGGCGGACCTGGACGGTGATGGCCAGTTGGACCTCGCGGTGAAGGTCGAGGCGGACAACACCCTCGCCCTGCTGCGGGGATTGGGGGATGGGACCTTCGCGCCCGGCCCGCGGCTGCCCGCGGGACGCAGGCCCTACTTCGTCACCGCCGGAGACTTCGATGGGGACGGCGTGTCCGACGTGGCGACGCTCCAGCAGGCAAGCGACGACGTGCGCGTGTGGCTCGGGGGCCCGGGCCGCACGACCCAGGCGCTGCTCACCGGGCCTGGCAGTCACTTCGCCACGGGAGACTTCAATGGGGATGGATGGACGGATGCCGTCACCTCCACGGGGCCGGAGCTGGACCAGGTGGGAGTGAGCCTCGGTGGCCCCGGGGGCCTGTCGCCTCGGCCAGCCGTGGCGGTGGGGTCCCTCGTACACGAGCTGCTGGTCGCGCGTGTGGACGCGGACGCGGCGCTGGACGTGGTGGTGGTGCGCGGTTCCACCGACGAGACCGTGGGGCTCCTGCTGGGCAACGGCGACGGCACCCTGCGTCCCGGCCCCGACCTCTCTCCTGGAGGAGTCGTGATACACGCCGATGCTGGCGACGTGAATGGGGACGGAAGACTGGACCTCGTCTTCCTCACCCTGCGCGGGGAGGACGACTTCTACCTGCACGAGGTGCGGCTGCTGCTCGGCAGGGGGGATGGCACCTTCGCGCCTCCCGTCGTCCTGAGTGCCGGAGACAGCCCGACGCGAGCGCTTCTGGGAGACCTGGACCACAACGGCACGCTGGACCTGGTGGTGCCGCAGGATTCGTATGGCCAGGTCACGAAGGTGCTGATGGGCCGCGGTGATGGCACCTTCACGGACGGACCCTCGCTGATGCTCGGGTATGACGTCTACCTGGACGAGCTGCGCCTGGCCGACCTGGACCACGACGGCTTCCTGGACGCCGTGTACAGCGTTCACGGCGCTGGCATGCCGTACAGCCTCTACGTGATGAAGGGCACCGGCTCCGGTCAATTCGTCCGTGTCGGCACGTACCCCGCGGAAGGAAACTGCTCCAGCCTGGACGTGGTGGACTTCGACAAGGATGGATGGCGGGACGTGCTGTGCGCCAACCCGGGCATGGACTCGGTGTCCCTGCTGCGGGGCGTGGGCCAGGGAGTGCTCGCTCCGGCTCAGGTCTTCGGGGTCTACGAGTACGCCGCCGTGAATCTCGCGGTGCTGGACGCGAATGGGGATGGCCTGCTGGACCTGCTCCTCGGCAGTGGCCTGGGCCTCTTCGGGAAGACCGCGCTGCTCCTCCAGCGCTGA
- a CDS encoding HAD family hydrolase, whose translation MVTDVVFDFDGTLVDSRALVLRLYNEIARRRGFSLLTASNLEEMRSLPLLERGRRLGVSPFHVPGLVGEFLQNYRKELSELGFYEGIPELLSELRARGLRVSILSSNEESNIRDVLRRHGVEDWVAGIQGGSRVFGKARPLRALMKRRGLSREQLVYIGDERRDVEACRQVGVRIIAVSWGFDSLSALRDAGAEVIVDSPARILDYLERAPAP comes from the coding sequence ATGGTGACGGACGTCGTGTTCGATTTCGATGGGACGCTGGTGGACTCGCGCGCGCTGGTCCTCCGGCTCTACAACGAGATCGCCCGGCGCCGGGGCTTCAGCCTGTTGACCGCGAGCAACCTGGAGGAGATGCGCAGCCTGCCGCTGCTCGAGCGGGGCCGGCGCCTGGGGGTGTCTCCCTTTCACGTGCCCGGGCTGGTGGGCGAGTTCCTCCAGAACTACCGCAAGGAGTTGTCCGAGCTTGGCTTCTACGAGGGCATCCCCGAGCTGTTGAGCGAGCTGCGCGCCCGGGGGCTGCGGGTGAGCATCCTGTCCTCCAACGAGGAGTCGAACATCCGCGACGTGCTGCGGCGGCATGGCGTGGAGGACTGGGTGGCGGGCATCCAGGGCGGCAGCCGCGTCTTCGGAAAGGCCCGGCCGCTGCGGGCCTTGATGAAGCGGCGCGGCCTGTCGCGCGAGCAGCTCGTCTACATCGGGGACGAGCGCCGGGACGTGGAGGCGTGCCGGCAGGTGGGCGTGAGGATCATCGCCGTGTCGTGGGGCTTCGACTCCCTCTCCGCGCTGCGGGACGCCGGCGCGGAGGTGATCGTCGACTCCCCGGCGCGCATCCTCGACTACCTGGAGCGCGCACCGGCGCCTTGA
- a CDS encoding Gfo/Idh/MocA family protein, which yields MSAFPSALPEPDITPLRGGPVLRWGVLAPGRIAGAFVWALHQHTDQRVHAVASRDPERARGFAATYAIPRAHASYEQLVADPDIDIVYVASPHSGHKAQALLAIAAGKHVLVEKPFALNAAEAREIAQAARAAGVFAMEAMWSRFLPQAVLIDRLLRDGVLGDPRLVVADFGVRFDFEPEGRIFSPALGGGALLDLAVYPLWFAHFVLGTPAHVLATGVLAKTGVDGQTALVLTTDSGAQALVHTSLFIDTPNEAAISGTHARLQVESRFIAPGGFTLSTPTGETRLRWTDPSALRGSAGLAYQATAVARHIAEGLTESPLHPLARSIAVLETIDAARRQVGYAP from the coding sequence ATGAGTGCCTTTCCCTCCGCCTTGCCCGAGCCCGACATCACACCCCTGCGTGGAGGGCCCGTGTTGCGCTGGGGCGTGCTCGCGCCCGGCCGGATCGCGGGGGCCTTCGTCTGGGCGCTCCACCAGCACACCGATCAGCGCGTGCACGCCGTGGCCTCCCGAGACCCCGAGCGCGCGCGCGGCTTCGCGGCGACGTATGCCATTCCACGGGCGCACGCCTCCTACGAGCAGCTCGTGGCCGACCCCGACATCGACATCGTCTACGTGGCCTCGCCCCACAGCGGGCACAAGGCGCAGGCCCTGCTCGCCATCGCCGCGGGCAAGCACGTGCTCGTGGAGAAGCCCTTCGCGCTCAACGCCGCCGAGGCCCGGGAGATCGCCCAGGCCGCGCGCGCGGCGGGCGTGTTCGCCATGGAAGCCATGTGGTCCCGCTTCCTCCCGCAGGCCGTCCTCATCGACCGGCTCCTGCGCGACGGCGTGCTCGGGGACCCCCGGCTGGTCGTGGCGGACTTCGGTGTCCGCTTCGACTTCGAGCCCGAGGGCCGCATCTTCAGTCCCGCGCTCGGCGGCGGGGCCCTGCTCGACCTCGCCGTCTACCCCCTGTGGTTCGCGCACTTCGTGCTCGGTACGCCCGCGCACGTGCTCGCGACGGGAGTGCTCGCGAAGACGGGCGTGGATGGGCAGACCGCGCTCGTGCTGACCACGGACTCGGGCGCGCAGGCGCTCGTGCACACCTCGCTCTTCATCGACACTCCCAACGAGGCGGCCATCAGCGGCACGCACGCCCGCCTCCAGGTGGAGTCACGCTTCATCGCCCCCGGGGGCTTCACGCTGTCGACCCCCACCGGAGAAACGCGGCTGCGCTGGACCGACCCCTCCGCCTTGCGCGGCAGCGCTGGCCTCGCCTACCAGGCCACGGCGGTTGCCCGGCACATCGCCGAGGGCCTCACCGAGTCGCCGCTGCATCCGCTCGCCCGCTCCATCGCCGTGCTCGAGACGATCGACGCGGCACGCCGGCAGGTTGGCTACGCTCCGTGA
- a CDS encoding ELWxxDGT repeat protein, giving the protein MMMKPAPMRLAILCLVLSACAPGGGADSRAPARLAQAALATADTRPIRPIRDIHPEEDKTSGSSPAGFVRMGPFVYFAATDAQLGNGLWRTDGTDEGTVRVASVYVPVRGPGAITEVDGLLYFSGGSPASDQEPWRSDGTPEGTFRLADLRPGADGSSPKGFTGLAGAVYFFTEYGTRALWRYDPATGVTTSLRSMCEPYCSVSNLVVHAGRLYFTVEGDSTSSGLWTSDGTEAGTVRVSEAQPVDFRPGEPGLVSLDGALYFLARESYSSGQSLWRSDGTAAGTRPVLRLDPAGTSSPSMSLTRVEGALAILVEETSTRWSLWWSDGTAPGTVRLKEFTLSYSNDGLVSPTAVGNRLFFVVADAAWSYPYFDELWCSDGTVSGTVRVKQYKSTTSYWDAAARGLTAVNDMLYFVAEDPTVGVELWRSDGSERGTVLVRNIDPRDAAGTSPSSGPLDLSAVGDTLYFTADDGHSGYELWKSQGQAWNTVRVKDIHREWWSAGGTNPYILGTAGGLWFFHARERKGGSAYLTTQVLWRTDGTEAGTFAVMPLDSDWADLPLPEGASLGSDFIFSTYGSQGALWKTAGAASGDVVQLWTGAYPGALETAGGQVFFYGTQSGLGEELWRTDGTPEGTRVVMDLVPGWGSSVPRSFTPVGQWLYFTAQDGVSGREVWRTDGTPEGTSRVADLMPGSGSSNPSGLTDVGGALFFVATTDVGLGLWRVGGPQEAPALVAVLAPPGSSTVAPTSFTAAAGRLFFVAKDPEHGAELWTSDGTSGGTRRVGDLWPGTGESLPKELVAVGGLLFFTAEDGVSGRELWRSDGTGEGTFRLADIHPGSGSSFKDDDSQLIQGSRLFGLESEGLLLFAASAPGSGNELWLSDGTREGTRRLVDLFPGAHSAMPRGFVRLGDRVAFAADDGRTGREPWLLEVAALTNREPPTLTCPEDLVVEALQPAGAPVFFPALETHDDVTASPSVTFSRTSGGFFPLGTSEVTATASDEAGNQASCSFHVTVRDTTSPAVFCPGDVTVEGTEAAGAHVDFRSPTATDGRMASPHVTLSAAPGSLFGFGSHTVTATATDAAGNTSSCSFVVTVSDTQVPSLACPDDLAVEATSPEGARVDFPPATASDGVRPAPTLTSQPASGSTLAPGVHRVTVTATDLAGLHSTCSFRVSVRDTTAPRLTCPEDVQEEATSAQGTPVSFPTPTAVDTVSAATLEVSHASGALYPRGTTRVSVSSRDEAGNTAVCRFTVTVRDTTAPQVTCPEPVEVQATADWGAQVTFPDAVARDGITPAPTVVADRPGGVFAVGEHSVTFTARDEAGNTATCSLPVRVLPGVVEPGGCSTVPVGSGLAWSMLALLAWLAVRRRPVH; this is encoded by the coding sequence ATGATGATGAAACCAGCGCCCATGCGTCTGGCGATCCTGTGCCTCGTGCTGTCCGCCTGTGCGCCTGGCGGTGGCGCGGATTCGCGGGCGCCGGCGCGATTGGCCCAGGCCGCGCTCGCGACGGCCGACACCCGCCCCATCCGCCCCATCCGGGACATCCATCCCGAGGAGGACAAGACCTCCGGCTCCAGTCCCGCCGGCTTCGTCCGCATGGGGCCGTTCGTCTATTTCGCCGCGACGGATGCGCAACTGGGGAACGGTCTGTGGCGCACGGACGGCACCGACGAGGGCACCGTCCGCGTGGCCAGCGTCTATGTGCCCGTGCGCGGCCCGGGGGCGATCACCGAGGTGGATGGGCTGCTCTACTTCTCGGGCGGGAGCCCTGCGTCGGACCAGGAGCCGTGGCGGAGCGATGGAACTCCCGAGGGCACCTTCCGGCTGGCGGACCTCCGACCCGGTGCCGATGGCTCCTCACCCAAGGGCTTCACCGGACTGGCCGGAGCCGTCTACTTCTTCACCGAATACGGCACACGCGCCCTCTGGCGGTACGACCCGGCCACCGGCGTCACCACGTCCCTGCGCTCCATGTGCGAACCGTATTGCTCGGTGAGCAACCTGGTGGTGCACGCGGGCCGCCTGTACTTCACCGTCGAGGGCGACTCGACCAGCTCCGGACTGTGGACGAGTGATGGGACGGAGGCGGGGACCGTCCGCGTCTCGGAGGCGCAACCGGTGGACTTCCGCCCGGGCGAGCCCGGGCTGGTGTCACTCGATGGCGCCCTCTACTTCCTCGCCCGGGAGTCGTACTCCTCCGGCCAGTCGCTCTGGCGGAGCGATGGGACCGCGGCCGGGACGCGGCCCGTGCTTCGGCTCGACCCCGCTGGCACCTCCTCCCCGAGCATGAGCCTCACCCGGGTGGAGGGCGCGCTCGCCATCCTCGTCGAGGAGACCTCCACCCGGTGGAGCCTGTGGTGGAGCGACGGCACCGCGCCGGGCACGGTGCGCCTCAAGGAGTTCACCCTGTCCTATTCGAACGACGGGCTGGTGTCGCCGACGGCCGTGGGCAACAGGCTCTTCTTCGTCGTGGCGGACGCCGCCTGGAGCTACCCCTACTTCGACGAGCTGTGGTGCAGCGATGGCACGGTGTCCGGCACGGTGCGCGTCAAGCAGTACAAGAGCACCACCTCCTACTGGGATGCCGCGGCCCGCGGGCTGACGGCCGTCAATGACATGCTCTACTTCGTCGCCGAGGACCCCACCGTCGGCGTGGAGCTGTGGCGCAGCGATGGCTCGGAGCGGGGCACGGTGCTCGTGCGCAACATCGACCCGAGGGATGCCGCGGGCACGTCTCCCTCGTCGGGGCCCCTCGACCTGTCCGCCGTCGGGGACACCCTGTACTTCACGGCCGACGACGGCCACTCCGGCTACGAGCTGTGGAAGTCCCAGGGCCAGGCGTGGAACACCGTCCGCGTGAAGGACATCCACCGCGAGTGGTGGAGCGCCGGGGGCACCAACCCGTACATCCTCGGTACCGCGGGAGGCCTCTGGTTCTTCCATGCGCGCGAGCGGAAGGGCGGCTCCGCCTACCTCACCACCCAGGTCCTCTGGCGTACGGACGGGACGGAGGCGGGCACGTTCGCGGTGATGCCCCTGGACTCCGACTGGGCCGATCTGCCCTTGCCCGAGGGGGCCTCCCTGGGCTCGGACTTCATCTTCTCGACCTACGGGTCCCAGGGCGCCCTGTGGAAGACGGCGGGGGCGGCCTCCGGAGACGTGGTGCAGCTGTGGACGGGCGCCTATCCCGGAGCCCTCGAGACGGCCGGCGGGCAGGTCTTCTTCTACGGGACGCAGAGCGGCCTGGGCGAGGAGCTGTGGCGCACCGACGGCACGCCCGAGGGCACCCGCGTGGTGATGGACCTCGTGCCGGGCTGGGGCTCGAGCGTTCCCCGCTCGTTCACGCCCGTGGGGCAGTGGCTGTACTTCACCGCCCAGGATGGGGTCAGCGGACGCGAGGTGTGGCGCACCGATGGCACGCCCGAGGGCACGTCGAGGGTGGCGGACCTCATGCCGGGAAGTGGCTCGTCCAATCCGTCGGGTCTCACGGACGTGGGCGGCGCGCTCTTCTTCGTGGCCACCACGGACGTGGGCCTGGGACTCTGGCGCGTGGGGGGGCCCCAGGAGGCACCCGCGCTCGTCGCGGTGCTCGCTCCTCCCGGGTCGAGCACGGTGGCGCCGACCAGCTTCACCGCGGCGGCGGGCCGCCTCTTCTTCGTGGCCAAGGACCCAGAGCACGGCGCCGAGCTGTGGACGAGCGATGGCACCTCCGGAGGCACGCGCAGGGTGGGTGACCTCTGGCCTGGAACCGGGGAGTCGCTGCCGAAGGAGCTCGTGGCGGTGGGCGGGCTGCTCTTCTTCACCGCCGAGGACGGCGTCAGCGGGCGCGAGTTGTGGCGCAGCGACGGCACCGGGGAGGGCACCTTCCGGTTGGCGGACATCCATCCCGGCTCCGGCTCGTCCTTCAAGGACGATGACAGCCAGCTCATCCAGGGCTCGCGTCTGTTCGGGCTCGAGTCCGAGGGGCTGTTGCTCTTCGCCGCATCCGCGCCGGGCTCCGGCAACGAGTTGTGGCTGTCGGATGGCACCCGGGAGGGCACGCGCCGGCTGGTGGACCTCTTCCCCGGCGCCCACAGCGCGATGCCGCGTGGCTTCGTCCGGCTGGGCGACCGTGTCGCCTTCGCCGCGGACGACGGGCGCACCGGGCGGGAGCCCTGGCTGCTGGAGGTCGCGGCCCTCACCAACCGTGAGCCGCCCACGTTGACGTGCCCCGAGGACCTCGTGGTGGAAGCCCTCCAACCCGCGGGCGCGCCCGTCTTCTTCCCCGCCCTCGAGACCCACGACGACGTCACGGCCTCCCCCTCCGTCACCTTCAGCCGGACGTCCGGAGGGTTCTTCCCCCTCGGCACGTCCGAGGTGACGGCGACCGCCTCGGACGAGGCCGGCAACCAGGCCTCCTGCTCCTTCCACGTCACCGTGCGCGACACCACGTCCCCGGCCGTGTTCTGCCCGGGCGACGTGACGGTGGAGGGCACCGAGGCCGCGGGTGCCCATGTGGACTTCCGGTCCCCGACGGCCACCGACGGGCGCATGGCCTCACCGCACGTGACGCTCTCCGCCGCGCCGGGCAGCCTCTTCGGCTTCGGCTCGCACACCGTGACGGCGACGGCCACGGACGCGGCGGGCAACACGTCCTCCTGCTCCTTCGTCGTCACCGTCAGCGACACCCAGGTGCCCTCGCTCGCCTGCCCGGATGACCTCGCCGTCGAGGCCACCAGCCCCGAGGGCGCGCGCGTGGACTTCCCTCCCGCGACGGCCTCGGATGGCGTCCGGCCCGCGCCCACGCTCACGTCCCAGCCCGCCTCGGGCAGCACGCTGGCGCCCGGTGTCCACCGCGTCACCGTCACCGCCACGGATCTGGCCGGGCTGCACAGCACCTGCTCCTTCCGGGTGTCGGTGCGGGACACCACCGCGCCGAGGCTGACGTGCCCCGAGGACGTCCAGGAGGAGGCCACCAGCGCCCAGGGCACCCCGGTGAGCTTCCCGACGCCCACCGCCGTGGACACCGTCTCCGCGGCCACGCTCGAGGTGAGCCACGCCTCGGGCGCGCTCTACCCACGAGGCACCACCCGGGTGAGCGTCTCCTCGAGGGACGAGGCGGGCAACACCGCCGTCTGCCGCTTCACCGTCACCGTGCGTGACACCACCGCGCCCCAGGTGACGTGCCCCGAGCCGGTGGAGGTCCAGGCCACGGCCGACTGGGGCGCCCAGGTGACGTTCCCGGACGCGGTCGCCCGGGACGGCATCACCCCCGCGCCCACCGTCGTGGCGGACCGGCCCGGCGGCGTCTTCGCGGTGGGTGAGCACTCCGTCACCTTCACCGCTCGCGACGAGGCCGGGAACACCGCGACGTGCTCGCTCCCGGTCCGCGTGCTGCCCGGGGTGGTGGAGCCGGGAGGTTGCTCCACCGTCCCGGTGGGCTCGGGCCTGGCCTGGAGCATGCTCGCCCTGCTGGCGTGGCTGGCCGTGCGCCGGCGGCCGGTGCACTGA